GTCCAAGCTCGTCGGCAACCAGGCCGTCTGCGTCAAGCTCGACTGGCGCAAGGGCTGGCTCTGGCCCTTCTAGGCGAACCGGCCCGTCCGGGCCCGGTCGCGTGACTCCCGTCATCGCACCCGCAGTTCGTTGAGCCGCGCCCGCCAGTCCCTGGCGCCCGGCATCGCCTCGCGCAGCGCGTCCACCGCCCGCTCGCGCCCCGACACCTGCGACTCGTGCAGTCGCAGCAGGGGCGCGAGCGCGTTGGTGGCCAGCAGGAACCGCTGGTTGACCACCGTTTCGGGCCGCCAGTGGTTCTTGTACGGTTCGTTGCCGCGCAGGAAGCTCACCACCGGCCGCCCCTCCGCGAGCGCCCGGCCGGCCTCGTGGCGCAGCAGCAGCGTGGCGATGTCCACCTTGCGGTCGCGCAGGTCCGGGTCGGCCCCGTACAGGTACCCGCCGCTCAGGGCCGACGAGAGCAGCGTGACGTTGGCCGCGACCACGTTCCCGTCCAGTCGGAACTCGGTGAGGCGGCCTTCCCCGACGCGCACCATCCGCCGGACGGCCCGGGTCAGGTGCTCGGCGAAGCGCGGCTTGAGGTGTTCGGGGGTCACCCCGCGCCCCCGCCACTGCTTCTCGTGCAGCCGCAGCAGCGTCCGCACGGCACGCGGCACCTCCTGCTCGGTGACGTCGTGCTCCTCGATCCCGGCCGCGTCGGTCTTGCGGAGCTTGGCCCGCACCCGCTGGGCCCCGGAGGAGGGCATGCGCCGGACGAGCTCGTCGAAGGGCAGCGCGGGCAGTTCCATGCAGGTGGAGTCGGTGAGCCTGGCCCGCGCCCCGGGCCATTCCCGGAACAGCGTCTCGGCGACCGCCCCGGGCCGCACCTCGCGGAGGTCGACGACCGCCCCGCGGGCGGCCCGGTGCAGCCCGCGGGCCAGCGCCGGAACGACCTGATCGGCGTGCTCGGGGGCCACGAGCACGTCGAAGTAGTCGGTGATCCCGCCGCCCAGCGGCACCAGCAGCGGCAGCGGGCGGTGTACGAGCATCAGCGCGGCGACGCCGACCAGTTCTTCGCCGCGGCGCACGAGGACGAGCCGGAGCCGGCCCTCCTTCCCGTACGACAGCCACCAGGAGTGCAGCCAGGCGTGGCTCTGGAAGGGGGTGGCGGTGGGGCAGCCGCGGACGAGCCGGTTCCACGGCTCTTCCAGCGCGGCGAACTGCCGGGGGTCCCGACACAGCGTCACCGACAGGCCCCCGGCGGAGCCCGCACTCATCGCACGGACTCCTTCTCCTTGGCCGTGGTGTGCTCGCCCTGCGCGGGCAGCGTCGCGAACTCGCCGGCCACGGGGCTCTCGGCGACCTCGGCGACGACCTCGTCGGTACGCCGGCGCCCGGGTCGGGCCAGCATCCACAGGCCGCCGACGAGCCCGCCCGCGCAGAGTCCGACGGCTCCGCTGAGCGGCGCGGAGGCCGAGGCCGGGTCGGTGGGTGCGACGGCCTGGTTGAACAGCAGCAGTTGCACGCCGGTGTTCTTGGCGGCCTGGTTGCTGCTCAGCGACAGGGCGTCGGCGACCGCGTTCGCGATGTCGGCGGCCTCGGCCGGGCTCTTGGAGGTACCGGTGATGGCGATCATCGGGGACTCGGGGGAGGTCTCGGCGCGCACCTGGGTCCGCAGCCGGTGGGCGCTGATGCCGGCGCGGGGCTGGGCGTAGGCGAGGGTGGAGTTGCTGGTGGCGATGCGGGCGTAGGCCTGGGCGAAGCCGAGGGCGGTGGCCGGTTCGGTGGTGTCGTCCGGGACGGCGACGACGTAGCTGGTGGCGGCGTACTCGGGCGCCTTGAGCACCCCGTACGCCCCGCCGGCGGCCAGTCCCAGCAGCGCGCAGGCGGGCAACGGCCACCACACGGGCGCCGACAACCGGGTCCGCGCCTTCTTCGCGGAGCGGTGGTCGGACTTCCTCTGCTCGGACTTCCTCTGCTCGGCCTTCGTCTGGTCGGACTTCTTCTGGTCGGCGGTGTCGGCCATGTGCGTGCTCGCTTCCTGAGTGGAGGGAACTTCCTTCGGCCCCGCTGCGGGGCCCCTGCGGTAGGACTGATCAGCCGTCGCCCCGGCCGGGCGTGCTTACGGCCCCCGGCCGGGCGGCGTCCCCCCGTGCGTCCGGCCCGCGCCCGGGAGCGGCCGGCGCCCCGACCCCGCCCCCTTGCGCACCGGCCCCTCGTTGCGCACCCGTGTCCGGGTCCGGGGCGGCGTCCCGGTCCCCCTCGCGCGGCGCGGCCAACGCTTCGGCGTAGACCGAGAGCAGCCGCTCCGCGCTCCGCGCGATGTCGTACCGCCGCACCACGGGCGGCGCCGGCAACCGGCCGGACCCCGCCTCCATGTGTCCGCGCAGCGCGGCGACGAGCTCCTCCGTCCCGGTGCCGATCCGCCTGGCTCCGGGCGCCTGCGTCGCGGGCAGGTCGTCGATGGCGGGGCAGGTGACGTGCAGGACGGGCAGTCCTGCGGCGAGCGCCTCGACGACCGCGAGCCCGAAGGCCTCTTCCCGCGACGGGGACACGAAGACGTCCATGGCGGCCAGCAGGGCGGGGATGCCGGGCGTCCGCCCGTCCGCGCTGTCGCCGAGCGGGTCCCGTTCCCCGAGCAGGTGGATCCGGCTCTGGGCGCCGAGGTCGGCGGCGAGCCGTCGCAGCGCGGCCCGTTCGGGTCCGTCGCCGGCCAGCAGCAGATGGGCCCCGGGCAGGGCGGCCACGGCCCGTACGAGCACGTCGAACCGCTTGCCCGGTACGAGCCGGCCGACCCCGCCCACCACGAAGGCCCGTTCCGGGAGCCCGGCCCGGGCCCGCGTGGCCCTGCGCACGCCTTCGTCGAAGCGGAAGCGGACGGCCTCGATGCCGTTCGGTACGACGTGGATGCGCGCGGCCGGCACCCCCCAACCCTCCAGCCGCGTCGCCACGGTGTCGGAGACGGCCACCGTCGCCGCGCCGAGGCGTTCGCCGGTCAGGTACAGGGCCCGGACCCCGCGCGAGAGCCGTCGTCCCTCGATCTCGCTCCCGCCGAGGGAGTGTTCGGTGGCCACGGTCGTGCGCACGCCCGCGAGCCGGGCCGCGAGCCGCCCGTAGAGGCAGGCCCGGTACAGGTGGGTGTGGACCAGGTCGTAGCGTTCGCGCCGGATGAACCGCACCATCCGGGGCAGCGCCCCCAGGTCCCGGTTGCCCTTCATCCCGAGGTGGACGACCCGTACCCCGTCGGCCCGCAGCCCCTCGGCCACCGGGCCGGGGTTGGTCAGGGTCAGCACGTCGCACCGCATGGGCATGTGGCGCAGGAGCAGGCGCAGTTGCTGCTCGGCTCCACCGACGCCCAGGCCGGTGATGACGTGCAGCACCTTGAGCGACTTCATCCCGTCCGTCGCGTTCATCGCGCCGCCACCCCCCTGCGCAGCTCCCGCATGCGGTGCCGCAGCCGCTTGATCCGCAGCCGCGCTCCGCCGTCGGCCTGGCTGATGTGCGTACGGGGCAGGGCGTACGGGCCGGCGAGCCGACCGGGGTCGATGGCGCACGCGTAGCCGTAGCCGGCGGCCCGGGTGGCGTCCACGACCCGCGCGTCGAGATGCCCGTACGGGTAGCAGAACCCCTCGGGCAGCGTCCCGGTCAGTTCCCGCAGCAGGTCGCGGCTGCCCCGCAGCTCCTGCCGGAGCACGTCGTCGGGGGTGGCGGTGAGGTCCTGGTGGAGCAGCCCGTGCGAGCCGATCTCCTGCCCGGCGGCGGCGACCTCGCGGATGCCCTCGGCGGTGAGCAGGGACTTGCGGGGGCCCAGCGGGTCCCACATGTTGTCCACTCCGAGCCGTCCCGGCAGCACGAACAGCGTGGAGGTGAAATCGAGGCGCTTCAGCAGGGGCAGCGCCCGGGTGAGGAAGTCGGTGTACCCGTCGTCGAAGGTGAGTCCGACGAGCCCGGCTCCGCGCCCGGCCGCGCGGGCCCGGAGCAGTTCGCCCACGGACACCCCGCGCAGACCCCGGGAGCGCAGCCACAGCAGCTGGGCCTCCAGCACGCGCGGGGTGACGGTGATGCCGTACGGGTCCTCGGCGGGGTCGGTGAACTCGGCGACCGAGTGGTACATGAGGACCCACGGCGATGCGGTCCGGCGGGCGGGGACCACCACGGCGGCGGGCTCCGTGTCGGTGTCAGCGGGCATTGCGGAACCTCTGGGTGAGCTGGGAGGTGAGCTGGGCGATCTGGGCGGGCAGCACGGTGACTTCGAGTGCCCGCATGGCCATCCCGGTGGCTCCGAACATGGCCGGGACCAGCAGGCAGCCGAGTGCGGCGCTGAGCAGCGGGTCGGGGATCTTGGGGCCGGCGATCCAGCCGGTGGCGCAGGCGGCGACGGCGGCGACCGCGAGGCGGCCGATGCTGACGGCGACCCGGCGGACCTGGATGGCGACGATCCGGGAGCCGAGTCCGGTGAGGAGCAGGGCGGCGGTGGTGGAGATGCCGGCGGCGTTGGCGGCGGCGATCCCGTAGATCCCCCACCAGCCGACGGCGAGGGCTCCGAAGACGATGTTGACGAGCAGTCCGGCGCCCATCGCGACCGCCGGGAACCAGGTGGGCCGGGCGGTCGAGAAGAAGGGCCGGGACAGCGCCCCGACGAGGCAGTGGCCGAGGAGTCCGAGGCCGTAGACCCGCATCACGGAGGCGGTGGCGAGGGTGTCCCGGTGGGTGAAGGCGCCGCGTTCGAAGAGGACCTGGATGATCTGGGGCGCGTACCCGATGACGAGGGCGGTGCCCATGAGGACGACGAGGGAGGCGAGGGCCAGGTCCCGTTCGACGCGCCGCCGGGCCTTCTCGCGTTCGCCGCCGGCCATGGCCTGGGCGACGACCGGGAAGGTGACCGTGCAGATCATCAGGGACAGCACCATCGGCATCTGCGCGACCTTCTGCGCGTAGTTCAGGTGCGAGATGGCTCCGGACGGGAGCGAGGCGGCCAGGAACCGTTCGACGAGGACCTGGGACTGCCGGAAGACGGCGAAGAAGATGACGGGGGCGATCAGCCCGAAGGCGATCAGCGTCGGCCGGTCCCGGTCGCGGCGGCTGCGCGGTGCGCCCTTGGCCCGGGACGGCCCGAAGCCCACGTTCCGGATGAACGCGGGCAGTTGGACGAGCACCATCAGCGCCCCGCCGAGGGCGACCCCGGCCGCGGCGGCCCGCACTCCCCACAGGGCGTGGAGGGCGACCATGGCGCCGATGATCCCGACGTTGTAGGAGACGTAGATCGCGGCGGGCGGCAGGAAGGATCTGTGGGCCCGCAGCGCGGCGCTGAAGTATCCGGCGATCCCGAAGGTGATCACGGTGAGGGCGGTCAGCCGGGTGCACTGGACGGCCAGGTCGGGATCGGGCAGTCCGGGCGCGAGCATGCCCACGACGAGCGGCGCGGCGACGATCAGTACGGAGGCCACGGCGGCCAGCAGCACCAGGAGCCGCGGCAGGGTCGCGGCCACGAGCAGCCGTACGGGGTCCTGCGCGCGGGCCTCCTTGCGGGTGAGCCCGGCGCGGTCGGCGGCCCGGCGGGCCAGGGCGTGGCTGAAGGCGGGCACCATCAGCAGCGCCATGGCGTCCTCGATGAGCAGCGTCGAGGCCATCTCGGGGACGGTCCAGGCGATGAGGAACGCGTCGCTGTCGTGCCCGGCGCCGAAGAGGTGGGCGATGGTCTGGTCGCGTACGAGTCCGAACACCGCCCCCGCGGCGGTGAGGCCGGCGGTGACGGCGGCGGCCTTGGCGAGGTACCGGCCCAGGGGGGCGGGTGCGCCGGGGTCGCCCGATCCGGATCCCCTCCCGGCCCGCGCGCGGGCGGCGGCGGGGCCCTCGGATTCGGCGGGGGGCGCCCCCGCGACGGTGGGGCCGCCGGACGCGATCACGCGGCCCCGATCCCCGTGGGCGCCGCCGCGGGCGGCGTCCGGTTCCGCCGGCCGCGGCGGACGGCCCGCGGTCGCGGCGAGGTCCGTCGCCGCGGCCGCGGGCCGCCGGGGCGGGGTGCCCGTCACCGGCCGGCCGGCCACTGGGCGGCCGGCCGGCCCCGGCCGGTGCCGGTCGCGAACCCGCCCTCCGGATCGCCCCGGGAGGACAGCGCCCACCAGGCGGCGAGTCCGATGATCACCCCGGTCAGGACGGTGGACGGCCCGCCGATGTCCGCGTAGAGGAAGTCGGTCAGTTGCCACGCCAGGAGCCCGACGGCGACCAGTCCGCAGTCCAGGGCCCCTCGGCCGGAGACGCACCGGCGGACGCCCGCGACCAGCAGCGCCGCCCAGCCGCCGACCAGCGCGGTCAGTCCGATCAGACCCTGCTCGCTGAGCACGAGCAGGTACATGTTGTGGGGGGACAGCAGTGGTTGCTTGATGTAGGCCTGCCCCGCGCCG
This region of Streptomyces sp. NBC_00513 genomic DNA includes:
- a CDS encoding lipopolysaccharide biosynthesis protein, which codes for MADTADQKKSDQTKAEQRKSEQRKSDHRSAKKARTRLSAPVWWPLPACALLGLAAGGAYGVLKAPEYAATSYVVAVPDDTTEPATALGFAQAYARIATSNSTLAYAQPRAGISAHRLRTQVRAETSPESPMIAITGTSKSPAEAADIANAVADALSLSSNQAAKNTGVQLLLFNQAVAPTDPASASAPLSGAVGLCAGGLVGGLWMLARPGRRRTDEVVAEVAESPVAGEFATLPAQGEHTTAKEKESVR
- a CDS encoding polysaccharide deacetylase family protein, with protein sequence MPADTDTEPAAVVVPARRTASPWVLMYHSVAEFTDPAEDPYGITVTPRVLEAQLLWLRSRGLRGVSVGELLRARAAGRGAGLVGLTFDDGYTDFLTRALPLLKRLDFTSTLFVLPGRLGVDNMWDPLGPRKSLLTAEGIREVAAAGQEIGSHGLLHQDLTATPDDVLRQELRGSRDLLRELTGTLPEGFCYPYGHLDARVVDATRAAGYGYACAIDPGRLAGPYALPRTHISQADGGARLRIKRLRHRMRELRRGVAAR
- a CDS encoding glycosyltransferase, coding for MNATDGMKSLKVLHVITGLGVGGAEQQLRLLLRHMPMRCDVLTLTNPGPVAEGLRADGVRVVHLGMKGNRDLGALPRMVRFIRRERYDLVHTHLYRACLYGRLAARLAGVRTTVATEHSLGGSEIEGRRLSRGVRALYLTGERLGAATVAVSDTVATRLEGWGVPAARIHVVPNGIEAVRFRFDEGVRRATRARAGLPERAFVVGGVGRLVPGKRFDVLVRAVAALPGAHLLLAGDGPERAALRRLAADLGAQSRIHLLGERDPLGDSADGRTPGIPALLAAMDVFVSPSREEAFGLAVVEALAAGLPVLHVTCPAIDDLPATQAPGARRIGTGTEELVAALRGHMEAGSGRLPAPPVVRRYDIARSAERLLSVYAEALAAPREGDRDAAPDPDTGAQRGAGAQGGGVGAPAAPGRGPDARGDAARPGAVSTPGRGDG
- a CDS encoding GNAT family N-acetyltransferase, whose amino-acid sequence is MSAGSAGGLSVTLCRDPRQFAALEEPWNRLVRGCPTATPFQSHAWLHSWWLSYGKEGRLRLVLVRRGEELVGVAALMLVHRPLPLLVPLGGGITDYFDVLVAPEHADQVVPALARGLHRAARGAVVDLREVRPGAVAETLFREWPGARARLTDSTCMELPALPFDELVRRMPSSGAQRVRAKLRKTDAAGIEEHDVTEQEVPRAVRTLLRLHEKQWRGRGVTPEHLKPRFAEHLTRAVRRMVRVGEGRLTEFRLDGNVVAANVTLLSSALSGGYLYGADPDLRDRKVDIATLLLRHEAGRALAEGRPVVSFLRGNEPYKNHWRPETVVNQRFLLATNALAPLLRLHESQVSGRERAVDALREAMPGARDWRARLNELRVR
- the murJ gene encoding murein biosynthesis integral membrane protein MurJ; the encoded protein is MIASGGPTVAGAPPAESEGPAAARARAGRGSGSGDPGAPAPLGRYLAKAAAVTAGLTAAGAVFGLVRDQTIAHLFGAGHDSDAFLIAWTVPEMASTLLIEDAMALLMVPAFSHALARRAADRAGLTRKEARAQDPVRLLVAATLPRLLVLLAAVASVLIVAAPLVVGMLAPGLPDPDLAVQCTRLTALTVITFGIAGYFSAALRAHRSFLPPAAIYVSYNVGIIGAMVALHALWGVRAAAAGVALGGALMVLVQLPAFIRNVGFGPSRAKGAPRSRRDRDRPTLIAFGLIAPVIFFAVFRQSQVLVERFLAASLPSGAISHLNYAQKVAQMPMVLSLMICTVTFPVVAQAMAGGEREKARRRVERDLALASLVVLMGTALVIGYAPQIIQVLFERGAFTHRDTLATASVMRVYGLGLLGHCLVGALSRPFFSTARPTWFPAVAMGAGLLVNIVFGALAVGWWGIYGIAAANAAGISTTAALLLTGLGSRIVAIQVRRVAVSIGRLAVAAVAACATGWIAGPKIPDPLLSAALGCLLVPAMFGATGMAMRALEVTVLPAQIAQLTSQLTQRFRNAR